From a single Methylosinus sp. H3A genomic region:
- a CDS encoding electron transfer flavoprotein subunit beta/FixA family protein, translated as MKVLVPVKRVVDYNVKIRVKPDGSGVDVANVKFSMNPFDEIAVEEAIRLKEAGKATEVVLVTIGPAKADETLRAGLAIGADRGIHVKTDELVEPLAVAKILAKIVAEEAPGLVILGKQAIDDDSNQTGQMLAALLGWGQGTFASKVEIADGSVDVTREVDGGLQTVTLKLPAVVTTDLRLNEPRYASLPNIIKAKKKEVAAKTPADYGVDITPRLEVLKTAEPPARKAGIKVGSVPELLEKLKTAGVL; from the coding sequence ATGAAGGTTCTCGTGCCCGTGAAACGGGTGGTCGACTATAACGTCAAGATCAGGGTCAAGCCGGACGGTTCGGGCGTCGACGTCGCCAATGTGAAATTTTCGATGAATCCTTTCGACGAGATCGCCGTCGAGGAGGCCATTCGCCTGAAAGAGGCCGGCAAGGCGACGGAAGTCGTGCTCGTCACCATCGGCCCGGCCAAGGCGGACGAAACTCTGCGCGCCGGCTTGGCGATCGGCGCCGACCGCGGCATTCACGTGAAGACCGACGAGCTGGTCGAGCCGCTGGCGGTCGCCAAGATTCTCGCCAAGATCGTCGCCGAGGAAGCGCCCGGCCTCGTCATTCTCGGCAAGCAGGCGATCGACGACGACAGCAATCAGACCGGCCAGATGCTCGCCGCCCTGCTCGGCTGGGGCCAGGGCACTTTCGCCTCCAAGGTGGAGATCGCCGACGGCTCCGTGGATGTGACCCGTGAGGTCGATGGCGGATTGCAGACGGTGACGCTGAAGCTGCCGGCCGTGGTGACGACCGATCTGCGCCTCAACGAGCCGCGCTACGCCAGCCTGCCCAACATCATCAAGGCGAAGAAGAAAGAGGTCGCGGCCAAGACCCCGGCCGATTACGGCGTCGACATCACGCCGCGCCTGGAAGTGCTGAAGACGGCCGAGCCGCCGGCGCGCAAGGCCGGCATAAAGGTCGGCTCCGTCCCCGAATTGCTGGAAAAGCTCAAGACTGCGGGAGTTCTGTAA
- the msrQ gene encoding protein-methionine-sulfoxide reductase heme-binding subunit MsrQ, whose amino-acid sequence MRAASARARLWRIPKLAVYVAGLVPAVWTFSLGVMDRLGPEPIKALEQELGLWSLRFLLLCLLVSPLRRGAGVDLLRYRRALGLLAFYYAALHLAAYVALDHGFDWPAIGRDILKRPYVTIGMAAFVILVPLAVTSNNAAIRRLGAKAWARLHRLVYVAAILAAVHFLLIVKSWPAEPLLYAAATAALLAVRAFPAMLRRARPAPAS is encoded by the coding sequence ATGCGCGCCGCCTCCGCCCGCGCGCGCCTCTGGCGCATTCCGAAGCTCGCGGTCTATGTCGCCGGCCTCGTCCCCGCCGTCTGGACCTTTTCTCTCGGCGTCATGGATCGGCTGGGGCCGGAGCCGATCAAGGCGCTGGAGCAGGAGCTCGGGCTCTGGTCGCTGCGCTTTCTGCTGCTGTGCCTCTTGGTCTCACCGCTGCGCCGCGGCGCAGGCGTCGATCTCTTGCGCTATCGCCGGGCGCTGGGGCTGCTCGCCTTCTATTATGCGGCGCTGCACCTTGCGGCCTATGTCGCGCTGGACCATGGCTTCGACTGGCCGGCCATAGGCCGCGACATTTTGAAGCGGCCCTATGTGACGATCGGCATGGCGGCTTTCGTCATACTCGTCCCGCTGGCCGTGACCTCCAACAACGCCGCGATTCGTCGGCTCGGGGCCAAGGCCTGGGCGCGGCTGCATCGCCTCGTCTATGTCGCCGCCATATTGGCGGCCGTGCATTTTCTGCTGATCGTGAAATCCTGGCCGGCGGAGCCTCTGCTCTACGCCGCCGCGACAGCGGCGTTGCTGGCGGTGCGGGCTTTTCCTGCCATGTTGCGCCGCGCGCGGCCCGCGCCGGCGTCCTGA
- a CDS encoding electron transfer flavoprotein subunit alpha/FixB family protein, giving the protein MTALIVAEVTESALAPSTAKALTAALQIGGGVHILVAGENIGPAAEAAAKLSGVEKVLVADGAAYGHHLAEPLAALIVGLAGAYDAILAPSTSNSKNVLPRVAALLDVAQVSDIIKVVSADTFERPIYAGNAIQTVRSKDAKKVITVRTASFTATGEGGSAAIEAIGAGSDPAVSSFKSEALAKSERPELTAAKIIVSGGRGLASSENFKEYIEPVATRLGAAIGASRAAVDAGYAPNDLQVGQTGKVVAPDLYVAVGISGAIQHLAGMKDSKVIVAINKDEEAPIFQVADYGLVADLFPTLKELDVELAKAGR; this is encoded by the coding sequence ATGACGGCGCTCATCGTCGCGGAAGTCACAGAGTCCGCGCTCGCCCCCTCCACCGCCAAGGCGCTGACGGCGGCGCTGCAGATCGGCGGCGGCGTCCATATTCTCGTCGCCGGCGAGAATATCGGCCCGGCGGCCGAGGCCGCGGCCAAGCTCTCTGGCGTCGAGAAGGTGCTCGTCGCCGACGGCGCGGCCTATGGCCATCATCTGGCCGAGCCGCTGGCGGCGCTGATCGTCGGCCTCGCCGGCGCTTATGACGCCATTCTCGCGCCTTCGACCTCCAACTCGAAGAATGTGCTGCCGCGCGTCGCCGCTCTGCTCGACGTGGCGCAGGTGTCGGACATCATCAAGGTGGTCTCCGCCGATACGTTCGAGCGGCCGATCTACGCCGGCAACGCCATACAGACCGTGCGCTCCAAGGACGCCAAAAAGGTCATCACCGTGCGCACCGCCTCCTTCACGGCGACGGGCGAGGGCGGCTCGGCGGCGATCGAGGCGATCGGCGCGGGCTCCGATCCTGCGGTGTCGAGCTTCAAGAGCGAGGCGCTGGCCAAGTCGGAGCGGCCGGAGCTGACGGCGGCCAAGATCATCGTCTCGGGCGGCCGCGGCCTCGCGAGCTCGGAGAATTTCAAGGAATATATCGAGCCCGTGGCGACCCGCCTCGGCGCGGCGATCGGCGCCTCGCGCGCGGCGGTCGACGCCGGCTACGCCCCCAACGATCTGCAGGTCGGCCAGACCGGCAAAGTGGTGGCGCCGGACCTCTATGTCGCCGTCGGCATTTCCGGCGCGATCCAGCATCTCGCTGGCATGAAGGACTCCAAGGTCATTGTGGCGATCAACAAGGACGAGGAGGCGCCGATCTTCCAGGTGGCCGATTACGGCCTCGTGGCGGATCTCTTCCCGACCTTGAAGGAGCTCGACGTCGAGCTGGCCAAGGCCGGCCGCTGA
- a CDS encoding lipopolysaccharide biosynthesis protein, with protein MKVLAAFLANTVANFLIGLLVAKFLGPEEYGRFALAFAIGVVIQTGAFDWMRLSATRFYSTRVREAEPAIRSTLDFAYLVTAAALVLCGGLFLYVAPPFALGDTLIALALATAAINGLFDYSTALLRARFEDKSYSRVVLAKNILALLLTGGGAFIFHSAGMAIAGSLASLLGAVFTARASLADPGASPHGARMATARTLVAYSAPIVAANMLYQSVPLAARALVTAYYGFAETGQFSLAYDLGIRAIYALGSALDVLLFQIAVAAHERHGAEKGKEQIARNMTIVAAFLLPACAGIWLTMPSIEELIVPAQFRGPFGHYLDLLLPGLFAMGLIQFAVNPVFQLQKKTAPLIGAASVAVVAGLCFALLLPRGADASSLALAQCGAYLAALGALVLFAARTSPQWPRGRDMLGALAATGAMVLALRPLGGLSPGILTLLLQIGVGGAVYCAAVLALDIAGLRGLAVSWAGPILARARAAL; from the coding sequence TTGAAGGTTCTCGCCGCCTTCCTCGCCAATACGGTGGCGAATTTCCTCATCGGCCTGCTGGTGGCGAAATTCCTGGGCCCCGAGGAATATGGCCGCTTCGCGCTCGCCTTCGCGATCGGCGTCGTCATTCAGACGGGCGCCTTCGATTGGATGCGCCTCTCGGCGACGCGCTTTTATTCGACGCGCGTGCGCGAGGCGGAGCCGGCCATTCGCTCGACGCTGGATTTCGCCTATCTCGTGACGGCGGCGGCGCTCGTCCTCTGCGGCGGGCTGTTTCTCTATGTCGCGCCGCCTTTCGCGCTCGGCGATACGCTCATCGCTCTGGCGTTGGCGACGGCGGCGATCAACGGGCTCTTCGACTATTCGACCGCGCTGCTGCGCGCGCGTTTCGAGGACAAGAGCTATAGCCGCGTCGTGCTCGCCAAGAATATTCTGGCGCTGCTGCTCACCGGCGGCGGCGCTTTTATCTTCCATTCGGCGGGAATGGCGATCGCCGGCAGTCTCGCCAGCCTCCTCGGCGCCGTCTTCACCGCGCGCGCCTCCCTCGCCGATCCCGGCGCCTCGCCGCATGGCGCGCGCATGGCGACGGCGCGCACGCTCGTCGCCTATAGCGCGCCGATCGTCGCGGCGAACATGCTCTATCAATCCGTTCCGCTGGCGGCGCGGGCGCTCGTCACCGCCTATTACGGCTTCGCCGAGACGGGGCAGTTCTCGCTCGCCTATGATCTCGGCATTCGCGCCATATATGCGCTGGGCTCCGCGCTGGATGTCCTGCTGTTCCAGATCGCCGTCGCCGCCCATGAGCGGCACGGCGCGGAGAAGGGCAAGGAGCAGATCGCCCGCAATATGACGATCGTCGCCGCCTTTCTGCTGCCCGCCTGCGCCGGAATCTGGCTGACCATGCCCTCGATCGAGGAGCTGATCGTGCCGGCGCAGTTCCGCGGGCCGTTCGGCCATTATCTCGATCTGCTGCTGCCCGGCCTCTTCGCCATGGGCCTCATCCAATTCGCCGTCAATCCGGTGTTCCAGCTCCAGAAGAAGACCGCGCCGCTCATCGGCGCGGCCTCCGTCGCCGTGGTCGCGGGCCTCTGCTTCGCTCTGCTGCTGCCGCGCGGCGCGGACGCCTCGAGCCTGGCGCTCGCCCAATGCGGCGCGTATCTGGCGGCGCTGGGGGCGCTCGTCCTTTTTGCGGCGCGCACCTCGCCGCAATGGCCGCGCGGGCGCGACATGCTCGGCGCGCTGGCCGCGACGGGGGCGATGGTTCTGGCGCTGCGTCCGCTGGGCGGCCTCTCGCCGGGAATTCTCACTCTGCTGCTGCAGATAGGGGTCGGGGGCGCCGTCTATTGCGCGGCGGTCCTCGCGCTGGACATCGCCGGGCTGCGCGGCCTCGCCGTCTCCTGGGCGGGCCCCATATTGGCCAGAGCTCGGGCCGCGCTATAG
- a CDS encoding lytic transglycosylase domain-containing protein, with the protein MTNRQRGAARLVLLVAALGVAAALYPTTQRRIPDRESDDPSSPAAASSPQERSSPQEPWRPRDSAREALHDFVGPGAAPPDPRAATMLRRPAAGDAASKLLSYAPADGGLDFDAREPQPPEAAVLLGPDQEAFGRALAAYKSNDFAGGDLALAGVEAPLARAAAQWAGLRQHPREAGFARLSKFLAEHPDWPAAAWLRQRVEEALYGDKHPDRLIVDYFAERPPKTPAGRLALARVMVRRGEPLEVAALIKPMWREDDFNEQLEQAAKKEFSDYLDVADHKYRADRLLYAEKIGPALRIAAHAGKDTLDLARARALAINESASEKTFSALPAEAQKDPGLIFARIHMLRHQKKLVEAAALLRTAPRDPRLVVDGDAWWVERRLISRKLMDLGQFGEAYELCAQHSARSLSYRVEAEFHAGWIALRFLNDPAKAQRHFEEIARVAETPIQKSRGAYWLARAREAAGAAEAARASYENAALQSTTFYGQLARARLGAFDSPLRPTPEPARGDARDESVRAVELYFAAGEKELAGQLAADAARTLVGEAQLSALAEVAQRRREAKISLTLGKLASYRGIAIDDAAFPSFGIPSFAALPRSASRAIVYAIARQESAFDPKAVSSAGAMGLMQMIASTARHTAQQTGVVGFDLKRMLDEPAFNARLGAAHLGMLLDEHKGSYILAFAAYNAGGKRVKEWIDAYGDPRKTETDPIDWVERIPISETRNYVQRVIENLTVYRARFGDRETRAPQGDLWRMHAAN; encoded by the coding sequence ATGACGAATCGCCAGAGGGGCGCCGCGCGCCTCGTTCTTCTCGTCGCCGCCCTGGGCGTGGCGGCGGCTCTCTATCCGACCACGCAGCGCCGCATTCCCGACCGCGAAAGCGACGATCCGTCGTCTCCGGCCGCCGCCTCTTCGCCGCAGGAGCGCTCTTCGCCGCAGGAGCCCTGGCGGCCGCGCGATTCGGCGCGCGAGGCGCTGCATGATTTTGTCGGTCCCGGCGCCGCGCCGCCCGACCCGCGCGCGGCGACCATGCTGCGCCGGCCGGCGGCGGGCGACGCCGCCTCCAAGCTGCTCTCCTACGCCCCGGCCGATGGCGGGCTCGATTTCGACGCGCGGGAGCCGCAGCCGCCCGAAGCGGCGGTTCTGCTCGGCCCGGATCAAGAGGCGTTCGGCCGCGCGCTCGCGGCCTATAAATCCAACGATTTCGCCGGCGGCGATCTGGCGCTCGCCGGCGTCGAGGCGCCACTCGCGCGCGCCGCCGCGCAATGGGCCGGGCTGCGCCAGCATCCGCGCGAGGCCGGATTCGCGCGGCTGTCGAAATTCCTCGCCGAGCATCCCGATTGGCCGGCGGCCGCCTGGCTGCGCCAGCGCGTCGAGGAGGCGCTCTATGGGGACAAGCATCCCGACCGGCTGATCGTCGATTATTTCGCCGAGCGGCCGCCCAAGACGCCGGCCGGCAGGCTGGCGCTCGCCCGCGTCATGGTGCGCCGCGGCGAGCCGCTCGAGGTCGCGGCGCTGATCAAGCCCATGTGGCGCGAGGATGATTTCAACGAGCAGCTGGAGCAGGCGGCAAAGAAGGAGTTCTCCGACTATCTCGACGTCGCCGACCACAAATATCGCGCCGACCGGCTGCTCTATGCGGAGAAGATCGGCCCGGCGCTGCGCATCGCCGCCCATGCCGGCAAGGATACGCTCGATCTCGCCCGCGCCCGCGCGCTGGCGATAAATGAGAGCGCCTCGGAAAAAACATTCTCCGCCCTGCCGGCCGAAGCGCAGAAGGATCCCGGCCTCATATTCGCGCGCATTCACATGCTGCGCCATCAAAAGAAGCTGGTCGAGGCCGCGGCGCTGCTGCGCACGGCGCCGCGCGATCCGCGCCTCGTCGTCGATGGCGACGCCTGGTGGGTCGAGCGGCGGCTCATCTCGCGCAAGCTCATGGATCTCGGGCAATTCGGAGAGGCCTATGAGCTCTGCGCACAGCATTCGGCGCGCTCGCTCTCCTATCGCGTCGAGGCCGAATTCCACGCGGGCTGGATCGCCCTGCGTTTCCTGAACGATCCCGCCAAGGCGCAACGGCATTTCGAGGAGATCGCCCGCGTTGCCGAGACGCCGATCCAGAAATCCCGCGGGGCCTATTGGCTCGCCCGCGCCAGAGAGGCCGCTGGCGCGGCCGAGGCGGCGCGCGCGTCTTACGAGAACGCCGCGCTGCAATCGACGACCTTCTACGGCCAGCTCGCGCGCGCTCGTCTCGGCGCCTTCGATTCGCCTTTGCGCCCGACGCCCGAGCCCGCCCGCGGCGACGCCCGCGACGAATCGGTGCGCGCGGTCGAACTCTATTTCGCCGCAGGCGAGAAGGAGCTCGCCGGCCAGCTCGCCGCCGACGCCGCCAGGACTCTGGTCGGCGAGGCGCAGCTCTCCGCTTTGGCCGAGGTGGCGCAGCGCCGGCGCGAGGCGAAGATTTCCCTGACGCTCGGCAAGCTCGCCTCCTATCGCGGCATCGCCATAGACGATGCGGCTTTTCCTTCTTTCGGCATTCCGTCTTTCGCGGCGCTGCCGCGTTCGGCCTCGCGGGCGATCGTCTACGCCATAGCGCGGCAGGAGAGCGCCTTCGATCCCAAGGCCGTCTCCAGCGCCGGCGCCATGGGGCTGATGCAGATGATCGCCTCCACCGCGCGTCACACCGCGCAGCAAACGGGCGTCGTCGGCTTCGATCTGAAGCGCATGCTCGACGAGCCGGCCTTCAATGCGCGGCTCGGCGCGGCGCATCTCGGCATGCTGCTCGACGAGCACAAGGGCTCCTATATCCTCGCCTTCGCCGCCTATAACGCCGGCGGCAAAAGGGTGAAGGAGTGGATCGACGCCTATGGCGATCCGCGCAAGACGGAGACCGATCCCATCGATTGGGTGGAGCGCATTCCGATCAGCGAGACGCGCAATTATGTGCAGCGCGTGATCGAGAATCTGACCGTCTATCGCGCCCGCTTCGGCGACCGCGAGACGCGCGCGCCGCAGGGCGATCTGTGGCGGATGCACGCGGCCAATTGA
- a CDS encoding 3-hydroxybutyryl-CoA dehydrogenase, whose amino-acid sequence MGSEIRKIGIVGAGQMGKGIAQVCAVAGFDVALNDLSESRIAAGLDDIATHLSKAVERGQIDEEACKAAVARIHPAKDYAAFADSDLVIEAATENEEVKRGILTELGPKLRPGAFIGTNTSSISITRLAAVTGRPEQFIGIHFMNPVPKMQLVEVIRGIATEDKTFEAAKQFIGELGKTVTVSEDFPAFIVNRILLPMINEAIYTLYEGVGSVEAIDTAMKLGANHPMGPLQLADFIGLDVCLSVMQVLHEGLADSKYRPCPLLVKYVEAGWLGRKTQRGFYDYRSGTPVPTR is encoded by the coding sequence ATGGGCTCTGAAATTCGCAAGATCGGCATTGTCGGCGCCGGGCAGATGGGCAAGGGCATCGCTCAGGTCTGCGCGGTCGCGGGTTTCGACGTGGCGCTCAACGACCTGTCGGAGAGCCGCATCGCCGCCGGCCTGGACGATATAGCGACGCATCTCTCCAAGGCGGTGGAGCGCGGCCAGATCGACGAGGAGGCCTGTAAGGCCGCCGTCGCCCGCATCCATCCCGCCAAGGATTACGCCGCTTTCGCGGACAGCGACCTCGTGATCGAGGCCGCCACCGAGAATGAGGAGGTCAAGCGCGGCATCCTCACCGAGCTCGGCCCCAAGCTGCGGCCGGGCGCCTTCATCGGCACCAACACCTCCTCCATCTCCATCACCCGCCTCGCCGCGGTGACGGGGCGGCCGGAGCAGTTCATCGGCATTCATTTCATGAATCCGGTGCCGAAAATGCAGCTCGTCGAGGTGATTCGCGGCATCGCCACCGAGGACAAGACTTTCGAGGCGGCCAAGCAGTTCATCGGAGAGCTCGGCAAGACGGTGACGGTGTCGGAGGATTTCCCGGCCTTCATCGTCAATCGCATCCTGCTGCCGATGATCAACGAGGCGATCTACACGCTCTATGAAGGCGTGGGCTCGGTGGAGGCGATCGACACGGCGATGAAGCTCGGCGCCAATCATCCGATGGGCCCGCTGCAGCTCGCCGATTTCATCGGCCTCGACGTCTGCCTCTCGGTGATGCAGGTACTGCACGAGGGGCTCGCCGATTCGAAATACCGCCCCTGCCCGCTGCTGGTGAAATATGTCGAGGCCGGCTGGCTCGGCCGCAAGACGCAGCGCGGCTTCTACGACTATCGCAGCGGCACGCCCGTCCCGACGCGCTGA
- a CDS encoding rhomboid family intramembrane serine protease: MVLPLHDDAPLKYVRRPYVNWSLMAINIVVFVAVFSESFGDPLTVVRGFGLIPAVLFGRAELAPWIVTPGPGWTLLTSLFFHSGLGHLAGNMIFLYVFGDNVEDAMGSIRYLLFYLLCGVSAALLFALGAPFTITPLVGASGAISGVCAAFILLYPRSTIFGLVAGIIPIHAPASLFVGTWILFQLFNALTDDQGQVGWWAHIGGILAGLVLTPLFKRRDVRWFGPRRFEGPWG; the protein is encoded by the coding sequence ATGGTGCTGCCGCTTCACGACGACGCGCCGCTCAAATATGTGCGGCGGCCCTATGTCAATTGGTCGCTCATGGCGATCAATATCGTCGTCTTCGTCGCCGTGTTCAGCGAATCCTTCGGCGATCCGCTCACCGTCGTGCGCGGTTTCGGCCTCATACCTGCGGTGCTGTTCGGCCGGGCCGAGCTCGCCCCCTGGATCGTGACGCCGGGCCCCGGCTGGACGCTGCTGACGAGCCTGTTCTTTCATTCCGGGCTCGGCCATCTCGCGGGCAATATGATCTTTCTCTATGTCTTCGGCGACAATGTCGAGGACGCCATGGGGTCGATCCGCTATCTGCTGTTCTATCTGCTCTGCGGCGTCTCGGCGGCGCTGCTGTTCGCGCTCGGCGCGCCATTCACCATCACGCCGCTGGTCGGCGCCTCGGGAGCGATATCGGGCGTTTGCGCCGCCTTCATCCTGCTCTATCCGCGCTCGACGATCTTCGGCCTCGTCGCCGGGATCATCCCGATCCATGCGCCGGCCTCGCTCTTCGTCGGCACATGGATTCTCTTTCAGCTGTTCAACGCCTTGACCGACGACCAGGGACAGGTCGGCTGGTGGGCGCATATCGGCGGCATTCTGGCCGGTCTGGTGCTGACGCCGCTGTTCAAGCGGCGCGACGTGCGCTGGTTCGGCCCGCGGCGCTTCGAGGGGCCCTGGGGTTGA
- the ileS gene encoding isoleucine--tRNA ligase, with protein sequence MNEKTQDKGRDDKGPDFSKSLYLPQTDFPMRAGLPQREPEILARWEKIGLYAKLRETAKGRPKFVLHDGPPYANGNIHIGHALNKILKDLVTRSRQMSGKDSNYVPGWDCHGLPIEWKIEEENYRSKGKKKPDFADPTAIVAFRQECRAYAGHWLSVQREEFKRLGVTGDWANPYATMNFPAEAHIARELMKFAENGLLYRGSKPVMWSVVEKTALAEAEVEYEDHVSDTVFVAFPWKHASYASFGELPSDETLLAFNKARVVIWTTTPWTLPGNRAISFSRKISYGLYRVTQAPADNWTGLGDTFVLADKLAPEVFKAARVEGERIASVDAETLATASCRHPLADKLTGYDFTVPLLDGDHVTDDTGTGFVHTAPGHGREDFDIWMASGRMLAERGIDTRIPYTVDADGFYTDEAPGFPGKRVLTEKGDKGDANEAVIQALIAAGNLVARGRLKHQYPHSWRSKKPVIFRNTPQWFIALDKKFTQSNPHPEEARSAVSKDEGGGGNAPTLRDIALDEISRTQWVPAAGENRIRGMIANRPDWVVSRQRAWGVPIAVFVKKGGHDILVDARVNARIVEAFEKEGADAWYEEGAAKRFLAPEYDPADYEKIDDVLDVWFDSGSTHSFTLEDPVHFPGLAGIKRKRDGGADEVLYLEGSDQHRGWFHSSLLESCGTRGRAPYDIVLTHGFTLDEHGHKMSKSKGNVVAPQKVIADAGADILRLWVASVDYSDDQRIGPEILKSVTDNYRKLRNTIRWMLGTLAHYRAEEKIAYADLPELERLVLHRLSQLGEEVGEAYAEFDYKKVVALLTPFLTSDLSAFYFDIRKDALYCDPPSSVKRKAALTVVEEVFRAVTLWLAPILAFTAEESWLSRYADAVSVHLETFPDLPAAWRDEALAAKWEKLRAIRSVVTGALEIERAQKRIGSSLEAAPLVHVTDADLRAALEGVDFAEICIVSDIAVRSDEGPSEAFRLAEVAGVAVVPRRAEGVKCARSWRYFDPATAQADFPGVTPRDAQALRELTAAGKWPA encoded by the coding sequence ATGAACGAGAAAACTCAAGATAAAGGCCGAGACGACAAAGGCCCCGATTTCTCCAAGAGCCTCTATCTGCCGCAGACGGATTTTCCGATGCGCGCCGGCCTGCCGCAGCGCGAGCCGGAAATCCTCGCGCGCTGGGAGAAGATCGGCCTCTACGCCAAGCTGCGCGAGACCGCGAAGGGCCGGCCGAAATTCGTGCTGCATGACGGCCCGCCCTACGCCAATGGCAACATCCACATCGGCCATGCGCTGAATAAAATCCTCAAGGATCTGGTCACCCGCAGCCGCCAGATGAGCGGCAAGGATTCCAATTACGTCCCCGGCTGGGACTGCCACGGCCTGCCGATCGAATGGAAGATCGAGGAGGAGAATTACCGCTCCAAGGGCAAGAAGAAGCCCGATTTCGCCGATCCGACCGCCATCGTCGCCTTCCGCCAGGAGTGCCGCGCCTATGCGGGGCATTGGCTCTCCGTGCAGCGCGAGGAGTTCAAGCGGCTGGGCGTGACGGGCGATTGGGCCAATCCCTACGCCACGATGAATTTCCCGGCCGAGGCGCACATCGCCCGCGAGCTGATGAAATTCGCAGAGAATGGGCTGCTCTATCGCGGATCGAAGCCGGTGATGTGGAGCGTGGTCGAGAAGACCGCGCTCGCGGAGGCGGAGGTGGAGTATGAGGACCATGTCAGCGACACAGTGTTCGTGGCGTTTCCGTGGAAGCATGCCAGCTACGCTTCGTTCGGCGAATTACCTTCCGATGAGACGCTGCTGGCGTTTAACAAGGCAAGAGTTGTCATCTGGACAACGACCCCTTGGACGTTGCCTGGCAACCGCGCGATCTCGTTTTCCCGAAAAATCTCGTATGGTCTGTACCGAGTAACTCAGGCTCCAGCCGATAACTGGACCGGACTCGGCGACACTTTTGTCCTCGCCGATAAATTGGCGCCTGAAGTCTTTAAGGCAGCCCGAGTCGAGGGCGAGCGTATCGCCTCGGTAGACGCTGAGACACTAGCGACTGCTTCGTGCCGGCATCCTCTGGCCGATAAGTTGACCGGCTACGATTTCACGGTGCCCCTGCTCGACGGCGACCACGTCACCGACGACACCGGAACGGGCTTCGTCCACACCGCGCCCGGCCACGGCCGCGAGGACTTCGATATTTGGATGGCGAGCGGGCGCATGCTCGCCGAGCGCGGCATCGACACGCGCATTCCCTATACGGTCGACGCCGACGGCTTCTATACCGATGAAGCGCCGGGCTTCCCCGGCAAGCGCGTGCTGACCGAGAAGGGCGACAAGGGCGACGCCAATGAGGCGGTGATTCAGGCGCTGATCGCGGCGGGAAATCTCGTCGCGCGCGGGCGGCTGAAGCATCAATATCCGCATTCATGGCGGTCGAAGAAGCCGGTCATCTTCCGCAACACGCCGCAATGGTTCATCGCGCTCGACAAGAAATTCACGCAGTCGAACCCTCACCCTGAGGAGGCGCGAAGCGCCGTCTCGAAGGATGAGGGGGGTGGCGGGAATGCGCCCACGCTCCGCGATATCGCGCTCGATGAAATCTCGCGCACGCAATGGGTTCCCGCGGCGGGCGAGAATCGCATCCGCGGCATGATCGCCAATCGTCCCGATTGGGTGGTCTCGCGCCAGCGCGCCTGGGGCGTGCCGATCGCTGTCTTCGTGAAGAAGGGCGGCCACGACATTCTCGTCGATGCGCGCGTGAACGCACGCATCGTGGAAGCCTTCGAGAAGGAGGGCGCCGACGCCTGGTATGAGGAAGGCGCGGCGAAGCGTTTCCTCGCGCCCGAATACGACCCCGCCGATTACGAGAAGATCGACGATGTTCTCGACGTGTGGTTCGACTCGGGCTCGACGCATTCCTTCACGCTGGAAGACCCGGTGCATTTCCCCGGCCTCGCTGGGATCAAACGCAAGCGCGATGGCGGCGCCGACGAGGTGCTCTATCTCGAGGGCTCGGATCAGCATCGCGGCTGGTTCCATTCCTCGCTCTTGGAATCCTGCGGCACGCGCGGCCGCGCGCCTTACGACATCGTGCTGACGCATGGCTTCACGCTCGACGAGCATGGCCATAAAATGTCGAAGTCGAAAGGCAATGTCGTCGCGCCGCAAAAGGTCATCGCCGACGCCGGCGCCGATATATTGCGCCTGTGGGTGGCGAGCGTCGATTACAGCGACGATCAGCGCATCGGGCCGGAAATCCTCAAGAGCGTCACCGATAATTACCGCAAGTTGCGCAACACCATCCGCTGGATGCTCGGCACGCTCGCGCATTATCGCGCGGAGGAGAAGATCGCTTATGCCGATCTGCCGGAGCTCGAGCGGCTCGTGCTGCATCGGCTGTCGCAACTCGGCGAGGAGGTCGGCGAAGCCTATGCGGAGTTCGATTACAAGAAGGTCGTCGCTCTGCTGACGCCTTTCCTCACCAGCGATCTCTCGGCCTTCTATTTCGACATTCGCAAGGACGCGCTCTATTGCGATCCGCCGTCGAGCGTGAAGCGCAAGGCGGCGCTGACCGTGGTGGAGGAAGTCTTCCGCGCGGTGACTTTGTGGCTCGCGCCCATTCTCGCTTTCACGGCGGAGGAATCGTGGCTGTCGCGCTACGCCGACGCCGTTTCCGTGCATCTCGAGACCTTCCCCGATTTGCCGGCCGCCTGGCGCGACGAAGCGCTCGCGGCGAAATGGGAGAAGCTGCGCGCGATCCGCTCCGTGGTGACGGGGGCGCTGGAGATCGAGCGCGCGCAAAAGCGCATCGGCTCCTCGCTGGAGGCCGCGCCGCTGGTCCATGTGACCGACGCCGATCTGCGCGCGGCGCTGGAGGGTGTCGACTTCGCTGAAATCTGCATCGTGTCGGATATTGCGGTGCGGTCCGACGAAGGCCCTTCGGAGGCCTTCCGCCTCGCCGAAGTCGCCGGCGTGGCCGTGGTTCCGCGGCGGGCGGAGGGCGTCAAATGCGCGCGCTCCTGGAGATATTTCGATCCCGCCACGGCGCAGGCGGATTTCCCCGGCGTCACCCCCCGCGACGCGCAGGCGCTGCGGGAGCTGACGGCGGCGGGCAAATGGCCGGCGTAA